A single Arcanobacterium canis DNA region contains:
- a CDS encoding demethylmenaquinone methyltransferase, whose product MKRATLDKKPGDVSSMFDDVAAKYDLMNTVLTGGQIFSWRRTTTAAIAPKPGEKILDLAAGTGTSAAQYAKEGADVVALDFSAGMIEEGKRRYPHLEFVQGDAMNLPFDDNTFDAVTISYGIRNVNDPHQALKEMYRVVKPGGRLVVAEFSSPSNVAFNQLYSFFLSSVMPLAARFSSDPPAYDYLVESIRQWPAQRGFAKWIQRAGWHDVEFKNLSGGIVALHRAWK is encoded by the coding sequence ATGAAGCGAGCCACATTGGACAAGAAGCCGGGTGACGTGTCGAGCATGTTCGACGACGTTGCTGCGAAGTACGACCTGATGAACACCGTGTTGACAGGCGGCCAGATTTTTAGCTGGCGCCGCACCACAACGGCGGCGATTGCGCCGAAGCCGGGTGAAAAGATCCTCGATCTTGCCGCTGGCACGGGCACGTCCGCAGCACAGTACGCTAAGGAAGGCGCCGACGTCGTTGCCCTCGACTTCTCCGCCGGGATGATTGAGGAGGGAAAGCGTCGCTATCCCCATCTGGAATTCGTCCAAGGCGATGCAATGAATCTGCCTTTCGATGACAACACCTTCGATGCGGTGACGATTTCTTACGGCATTCGCAATGTCAACGACCCGCATCAGGCATTGAAAGAAATGTATCGCGTGGTCAAGCCTGGCGGTCGGTTGGTTGTGGCGGAGTTTTCGTCGCCGTCGAATGTTGCATTTAATCAGCTCTACAGTTTCTTCCTCTCTTCGGTGATGCCGTTGGCTGCAAGGTTCTCCTCTGATCCGCCTGCGTACGACTATCTTGTTGAGTCGATTCGTCAGTGGCCTGCCCAGCGTGGCTTTGCGAAGTGGATCCAGCGTGCGGGCTGGCACGACGTCGAATTTAAGAATCTGTCCGGCGGAATCGTGGCATTGCATCGGGCCTGGAAGTAA
- a CDS encoding geranylgeranyl reductase family protein: MVVGEGRSVRIEQATVVVVGGGPGGASTAHYLAKNGIDVLVVEKAIFPRDKTCGDGLTPRTVVELVRMGMAMREEDGWVRNYGIRGAGAGNVVEVPWPILASQPNYGSGRRREVLDEELIRHAQASGARLLEGITVTGAIRDGKGRVVGVTARESAGAKEEYEIHADFVVDAGGVSARLATSVGREKDPKRPMGVAVRAYFRSPLATTTLMESQLELWAGKPGKSEQLPGYAWIFPVGEGLVNVGLGSLSSTAAPTGIDYRKVFKTWLENTPAEWELTEENQVGKIKSAALPMAFNRQPLYADGLALVGDAGGMVSPFNGEGIAYALASGRIVADYLTQALVRTNDRERDAVMEGYVETMRNELGGYYTLGRAFAWLIEKPAIMRACVKYGLPRKTLMKLVMKLLSDAYDRRGGDWMDRVITAATKVVPRA; encoded by the coding sequence ATGGTGGTCGGGGAGGGCAGATCTGTGCGGATTGAGCAAGCCACAGTTGTCGTGGTTGGTGGCGGCCCAGGCGGTGCATCAACTGCGCACTATCTCGCGAAAAACGGGATCGACGTCCTCGTCGTTGAAAAGGCCATCTTCCCGCGTGATAAGACCTGTGGTGACGGGCTCACCCCACGAACTGTTGTTGAGCTTGTGCGCATGGGAATGGCGATGCGTGAAGAGGACGGTTGGGTTCGAAACTACGGAATCCGTGGCGCTGGTGCTGGAAATGTCGTAGAAGTGCCGTGGCCAATACTCGCATCGCAACCGAATTATGGTTCGGGACGACGCCGTGAAGTGCTCGATGAAGAACTGATTCGCCACGCCCAGGCGTCTGGTGCGCGCCTCCTGGAAGGAATCACTGTCACTGGTGCGATTCGTGATGGCAAGGGTCGCGTCGTTGGGGTGACCGCTCGCGAGAGTGCTGGTGCGAAGGAAGAATATGAAATTCACGCAGATTTCGTCGTCGATGCGGGCGGCGTCTCAGCTCGCTTAGCAACCTCTGTCGGACGTGAAAAGGATCCGAAGCGTCCAATGGGTGTCGCTGTGCGCGCCTACTTCCGTTCGCCTCTGGCCACCACCACATTGATGGAATCGCAGCTGGAGTTGTGGGCGGGCAAGCCAGGTAAATCTGAGCAACTGCCGGGTTACGCGTGGATTTTCCCGGTCGGTGAAGGACTCGTCAACGTCGGACTGGGGTCTTTGTCATCGACAGCAGCGCCGACAGGGATCGACTACCGTAAGGTCTTCAAAACCTGGCTCGAAAACACTCCCGCCGAATGGGAACTCACCGAAGAGAATCAGGTCGGCAAGATCAAGAGTGCCGCGCTTCCGATGGCATTTAATCGTCAGCCTTTATACGCCGACGGCCTTGCCCTCGTCGGCGACGCCGGCGGCATGGTGTCTCCTTTCAATGGTGAGGGAATTGCGTACGCACTTGCTTCGGGTCGTATTGTGGCGGACTATCTCACGCAGGCGCTCGTGCGCACCAATGATCGTGAGCGTGACGCTGTGATGGAAGGCTACGTTGAGACGATGCGAAACGAGCTGGGTGGTTACTACACGCTTGGACGCGCGTTTGCGTGGCTCATTGAGAAACCGGCGATTATGCGTGCGTGCGTGAAGTATGGCCTGCCAAGAAAAACTCTGATGAAGCTGGTGATGAAGCTCTTATCGGACGCCTATGACCGACGTGGTGGTGACTGGATGGATCGTGTGATCACTGCGGCAACGAAGGTGGTGCCGCGGGCGTGA
- the nuoE gene encoding NADH-quinone oxidoreductase subunit NuoE: MATPYTPEVEERLRREGAEVIARYPQSRSAIMPLLHLVQSEDGFCSPRGIALVADLLGLTKAEVSAVATFYSQYRRHPNGEYNVGVCTNALCAVMGGDAIWEELTNYLGVGHDETTPDGKITLEQLECNAGCDYAPVIMVNWEFFDNQTPTSAKEIVDDIRAGRDIHPTRGPEKVHTFKEIEHVLAGFEDGHVNEGPSAGPASLAGLEIARERGWSAPQPEGEAQ; encoded by the coding sequence ATGGCTACCCCGTACACCCCTGAGGTAGAGGAGCGCTTGCGCCGTGAAGGTGCAGAAGTGATTGCGCGTTACCCACAGTCGCGCAGTGCTATCATGCCGCTGCTGCACCTGGTTCAGTCTGAGGATGGTTTTTGCTCTCCACGAGGCATCGCACTTGTTGCGGATCTTCTTGGCCTGACGAAGGCAGAAGTTTCCGCCGTTGCCACTTTCTACTCACAATATCGCCGTCACCCCAACGGTGAATACAATGTTGGCGTTTGCACCAATGCGTTGTGTGCTGTCATGGGTGGTGACGCAATTTGGGAAGAGTTGACCAATTACCTTGGCGTCGGACATGACGAGACCACACCGGACGGCAAGATCACTCTTGAGCAGCTCGAATGTAATGCCGGATGTGACTATGCGCCGGTGATCATGGTCAACTGGGAGTTTTTCGATAACCAGACCCCGACGTCGGCGAAAGAAATCGTTGACGACATCCGTGCTGGTCGCGATATCCACCCCACTCGTGGACCTGAAAAAGTTCATACTTTCAAGGAAATCGAGCATGTGCTCGCAGGATTTGAAGACGGCCACGTCAACGAAGGCCCGTCGGCCGGTCCGGCGTCACTTGCTGGTCTCGAAATCGCTCGCGAACGCGGATGGAGCGCACCACAACCGGAAGGAGAGGCACAGTGA
- a CDS encoding NADH-quinone oxidoreductase subunit G, whose product MSEKNTPVELVTVHVDGKEVSVPKGTLIIRAAEKVGVHIPRFCDHPLLAPAAACRQCLVEVAAPDREGNVRKMPKPQPSCAVTVSEGMEISTGATSEVAKKAQKGVMEFLLINHPMDCPVCDKGGECPLQNQAMTDGRTTSRFVDIKRTYPKPISVSTQILLDRDRCILCQRCTRFSAQIAGDAFITLQGRGGGTPGYGVHSLPGSQVGGFDGTVLGFQDVDGAHAPVVSNDFSGPGGESGLAEGFAAGPMVPMQTAADGRSFASYFSGNVIQICPVGALTSAAYRFRARPFDLVSVPGVTEHDASGSAIRVDYRRGEVVRRMASEDMEVNEDWITDKDRFAFRWQQSSDRLSYPRLKGVYEPVSWFEAINEAAKGLTAAKAKGVGVIVGGRATLEDAYAYAKFARVVLGTNDIDFRTRAGSEEENEFLACAVAGTGLGVTYSDIERASHVLTVGLEAEDEIGSVFLRLRKGVLAKTTSVSVISAYKSLGTSKMNARFIPAVPGTEAEVLGAIADAGEGIFGETFADLAQPGSVILVGERTCATRGALSAVVALAQRTGARLAWIPRRAGDRGALDAGAMPNLLPGGRLVSDPAARVDVASVWGVDSLPENVGRSTGEILDAARRGELGAVLLAGVELADLPAGAQEALDHVFTVQLEVRDTQTLALADVALPVAPPAEKGGTFVNWEGRLRPFGQALTSTHLPDRAVLNDLASQMGIELGLDTLEAAVNEYTQLRTWDGARAQVPSTSAAPAPIIAPGQAVLASWKQMLDLGALQSNEPHLAATARKSVALVSPATARGAGADKSLTITGPAGSITLDLQVVAMPDGVVWVPQNSSLSQIALIGAQAGDVVTISKEAAK is encoded by the coding sequence ATGAGTGAAAAAAATACTCCGGTCGAGCTTGTGACCGTCCATGTTGACGGCAAGGAAGTATCGGTTCCGAAGGGCACGCTGATCATTCGCGCAGCGGAAAAAGTTGGCGTCCATATTCCGCGTTTCTGCGATCACCCGCTTCTGGCTCCGGCTGCTGCGTGCCGTCAGTGTCTCGTTGAAGTTGCAGCCCCAGACCGTGAAGGAAATGTCCGCAAGATGCCAAAGCCGCAGCCATCGTGTGCTGTGACGGTTTCTGAGGGGATGGAGATCTCCACCGGTGCAACCTCCGAGGTTGCCAAGAAAGCCCAGAAGGGCGTGATGGAGTTTCTCCTCATTAATCACCCGATGGATTGTCCCGTGTGTGACAAAGGTGGCGAGTGCCCGCTGCAGAATCAGGCGATGACTGACGGACGCACGACGTCGCGATTTGTGGATATTAAGCGTACATATCCGAAGCCGATTTCAGTGTCCACGCAAATCTTGCTCGATCGTGATCGTTGTATTTTGTGCCAGCGCTGTACACGTTTCTCGGCTCAGATTGCCGGCGATGCCTTTATCACTCTTCAAGGCCGCGGCGGGGGCACTCCAGGGTACGGGGTTCACTCGCTTCCTGGCTCTCAGGTAGGTGGCTTCGACGGAACTGTGCTCGGTTTCCAAGATGTTGATGGGGCTCATGCACCAGTAGTCAGTAATGACTTCTCCGGACCAGGTGGCGAAAGTGGCCTCGCGGAAGGCTTTGCCGCTGGCCCGATGGTGCCAATGCAAACGGCTGCGGATGGCCGTTCATTCGCGTCCTACTTCTCAGGAAACGTGATCCAAATTTGCCCAGTTGGCGCACTGACATCAGCTGCCTACCGTTTCCGCGCTCGTCCTTTCGATCTGGTTTCCGTACCAGGTGTCACCGAACACGATGCTTCCGGCTCCGCGATCCGCGTAGATTACCGACGGGGTGAGGTTGTTCGCCGCATGGCCAGCGAAGATATGGAAGTCAACGAGGACTGGATCACTGACAAAGATCGCTTTGCCTTCCGCTGGCAGCAGTCCTCTGATCGTCTTTCCTACCCCCGCTTAAAGGGCGTTTACGAACCAGTTTCCTGGTTTGAAGCGATCAACGAGGCTGCCAAGGGCCTGACGGCTGCGAAGGCCAAGGGGGTGGGCGTCATCGTTGGCGGCCGCGCTACCTTGGAAGACGCATATGCTTATGCGAAGTTCGCACGCGTCGTCCTGGGTACGAACGACATCGATTTCCGCACTCGTGCAGGTTCAGAGGAAGAAAACGAGTTCCTTGCTTGCGCAGTTGCAGGCACTGGCCTCGGCGTGACCTATTCGGACATTGAGCGTGCCTCTCATGTCCTGACTGTCGGTCTCGAAGCAGAAGATGAAATCGGTTCGGTTTTCTTGCGTCTGCGTAAGGGAGTCCTTGCCAAGACCACCTCCGTTTCCGTGATCTCGGCATACAAGTCACTGGGAACATCAAAGATGAATGCACGTTTCATCCCCGCTGTTCCGGGCACCGAAGCCGAAGTCCTTGGTGCAATTGCCGACGCCGGTGAGGGGATTTTCGGCGAGACATTCGCTGATCTAGCTCAGCCGGGTTCTGTCATTTTGGTGGGGGAGCGAACCTGCGCAACTCGCGGTGCGCTTTCCGCAGTAGTGGCACTGGCCCAGCGTACCGGCGCGCGCCTCGCGTGGATCCCACGTCGTGCAGGTGACCGCGGTGCTCTTGACGCTGGTGCGATGCCAAATCTCTTGCCGGGAGGCCGACTCGTCTCAGATCCAGCAGCGCGCGTGGACGTCGCCTCAGTGTGGGGTGTGGATTCGCTTCCGGAAAACGTCGGTCGTTCGACTGGTGAAATTCTCGATGCCGCACGCCGTGGTGAACTTGGTGCTGTGCTTCTCGCAGGAGTTGAGCTTGCGGACTTGCCTGCAGGTGCTCAAGAGGCACTCGATCACGTTTTCACCGTCCAACTCGAAGTGCGCGATACGCAAACCCTTGCGCTCGCTGATGTGGCTTTGCCAGTGGCTCCTCCCGCAGAAAAGGGCGGAACCTTCGTGAACTGGGAAGGGCGTTTGCGGCCCTTCGGTCAGGCGCTGACTTCGACACATCTGCCAGATCGTGCTGTTCTCAATGATTTGGCTAGCCAGATGGGCATTGAACTTGGGTTGGATACCCTTGAAGCTGCGGTAAACGAATACACCCAGTTGCGCACGTGGGATGGCGCGCGTGCTCAGGTGCCATCGACGTCGGCTGCTCCGGCGCCGATCATTGCTCCTGGCCAGGCAGTACTTGCCTCCTGGAAGCAGATGCTCGATCTTGGAGCTCTTCAGAGCAACGAGCCGCACCTGGCGGCAACAGCTCGAAAGTCTGTGGCTTTGGTGTCGCCTGCTACCGCTCGTGGTGCTGGCGCTGACAAGTCACTGACCATTACGGGACCTGCTGGTTCAATCACTCTGGATCTTCAGGTGGTTGCCATGCCCGACGGCGTCGTGTGGGTTCCGCAGAATTCTTCCCTCTCGCAGATTGCGCTCATCGGCGCTCAGGCGGGCGACGTCGTCACCATCTCCAAGGAGGCCGCAAAGTGA
- the nuoF gene encoding NADH-quinone oxidoreductase subunit NuoF: MERTTTGRRGTVTQYSAPGTLSPVLTDMWDKERSWTLDAYRANGGYKGLEKAWQMASEPGAITNLVKESGLRGRGGAGFPTGLKWSFLPPADGGPRYLVVNADESEPGTCKDIPHLMANPHLLIEGMAICLLAIGGNRGFIYLRGEVVHVYRRLMAAVREAREAGILGTGRGPNRDYDLDITVHAGAGAYICGEETALLDSLEGYRGQPRLKPPFPAAEGLYARPTVINNVESISSIPGILVNGTEWFQAMGANTKNSRGHGIFSLSGHVKRPGQYEAPFGITMRELLELAGGIREGHELKFYAIGGSSAPLFTPDHLDIPLGYEEVAEGGSMLATRAIQVFDETVSVVRVVSRWADFYQHESCGKCTPCREGTFWMRQIMHRFEAGTAKESDIDLIDEIASNIAGRSFCALGDAAATPIKSAISLFRDEFVLGTKKAASQLYPPEKSVVFGEVGVK, encoded by the coding sequence ATGGAGCGCACCACAACCGGAAGGAGAGGCACAGTGACTCAATACAGCGCACCAGGCACGCTCTCACCGGTCCTGACAGATATGTGGGACAAGGAGCGCTCATGGACTTTGGATGCGTACCGTGCAAACGGCGGGTACAAGGGCCTGGAGAAAGCATGGCAGATGGCGTCCGAGCCTGGTGCCATCACCAACCTCGTGAAGGAATCTGGCTTGCGTGGCCGCGGCGGTGCAGGCTTCCCGACCGGTCTGAAATGGTCATTCCTTCCACCTGCCGACGGTGGTCCGCGTTACCTCGTGGTCAACGCAGACGAATCTGAGCCAGGTACCTGCAAAGACATCCCGCACCTGATGGCCAATCCTCACCTTCTCATTGAGGGAATGGCGATCTGCTTGCTCGCCATCGGGGGCAATCGTGGATTTATCTACTTACGTGGCGAAGTCGTTCACGTTTACCGACGTCTGATGGCGGCAGTGCGTGAGGCACGTGAAGCAGGAATCTTGGGAACCGGGCGCGGACCGAACCGAGATTATGACCTCGACATCACCGTTCATGCTGGCGCCGGCGCCTACATCTGCGGAGAGGAAACAGCACTTCTCGATTCGCTTGAAGGCTACCGCGGTCAGCCTCGTCTCAAGCCCCCGTTTCCTGCTGCTGAGGGTCTTTACGCACGCCCAACGGTGATCAACAATGTGGAATCGATTTCGTCGATTCCAGGAATTTTGGTTAACGGCACTGAGTGGTTCCAGGCGATGGGTGCCAATACGAAGAACTCTCGTGGGCACGGAATTTTCTCCTTGTCCGGCCACGTGAAGCGTCCAGGCCAATACGAGGCCCCGTTTGGTATCACCATGCGAGAGCTGCTCGAACTTGCTGGAGGAATTCGCGAAGGACACGAGCTCAAGTTCTATGCCATTGGTGGCTCATCGGCACCTCTGTTTACCCCTGATCATCTCGATATTCCTTTGGGTTATGAGGAAGTTGCTGAGGGTGGGTCGATGCTTGCAACTCGTGCGATCCAAGTTTTCGATGAAACGGTGTCAGTGGTTCGAGTTGTGTCGCGTTGGGCTGATTTCTACCAGCACGAATCATGCGGCAAATGTACCCCATGCCGAGAAGGCACATTCTGGATGCGCCAGATTATGCATCGTTTCGAAGCAGGAACTGCAAAGGAATCCGATATCGATCTGATCGATGAAATTGCTTCGAATATTGCGGGTCGTTCATTCTGTGCGCTCGGCGATGCTGCGGCAACTCCGATCAAGAGTGCCATCAGTTTATTCCGTGACGAATTTGTCCTGGGGACAAAGAAAGCTGCCTCGCAGCTGTACCCGCCTGAGAAGTCTGTTGTGTTTGGCGAAGTAGGTGTCAAATGA
- a CDS encoding NADH-quinone oxidoreductase subunit D translates to MGAINEAEVAGYGSYESAGGDWADIAREAEEIGEEHIVVNLGPVHPATHGVLRLQFELDGEYVREVKASTGFLHTGIEKNMEYRTWTQGVAYCTRMDYVAPTFQEVAYCLAVEKLLGITDQIPQRASAIRVLLMELTRISSHIVAVGSAGNELGATTMLTLAFRAREDILRIMEDITGLRMNNEFIRPGGVLEDLPAGGTDYIRELLPKVRLTISEMMDLTLDNPIFKIRHEDVAVSPLTSMMALSMTGPSLRAAGLPADLRKTQPYCGYEKYEFDVPVRDKADAYTRVQIRFEEALQSIRICYQVLDELDRTEGEPVMIADKKIAWPARLSIGSDGQGSCAEHVEEIMTQSMESLIHHFKLVTEGFRVPAGQAYQLVEHAKGILGVHVVSDGGTRPYRAHFRDPSYNNLQSLALMSEGSFLADTIMALAAIDPVMGGVDR, encoded by the coding sequence ATGGGCGCAATTAATGAAGCAGAAGTCGCCGGATACGGTTCGTACGAATCGGCCGGCGGGGATTGGGCAGATATTGCTCGTGAAGCCGAGGAAATTGGCGAGGAGCATATCGTCGTCAATCTCGGACCGGTTCACCCAGCAACCCACGGCGTTTTGCGTCTGCAATTCGAACTCGACGGTGAATACGTTCGCGAAGTGAAAGCTTCGACCGGATTCCTTCATACTGGTATCGAGAAGAACATGGAGTACCGCACCTGGACTCAAGGCGTTGCGTACTGCACCCGAATGGATTATGTGGCCCCAACCTTCCAGGAAGTTGCTTACTGCCTGGCGGTAGAGAAGTTGCTCGGGATCACTGACCAGATTCCGCAGCGTGCCAGCGCAATTCGCGTGCTCCTGATGGAATTGACGCGCATTTCTTCCCACATCGTGGCCGTCGGCTCAGCCGGAAACGAGCTTGGCGCGACGACGATGCTGACCCTCGCTTTCCGTGCGCGTGAAGATATCCTGCGTATCATGGAGGACATCACCGGTCTTCGTATGAATAACGAGTTCATCCGCCCAGGCGGAGTTCTTGAAGACCTCCCAGCAGGCGGGACCGACTACATTCGTGAGCTCCTGCCCAAGGTTCGTTTGACGATTTCAGAAATGATGGATCTCACCCTCGATAACCCGATCTTTAAGATCCGTCACGAGGACGTTGCTGTCTCTCCGCTGACATCCATGATGGCGTTGTCAATGACAGGCCCCTCACTTCGTGCTGCTGGTCTGCCAGCGGACCTTCGTAAAACGCAGCCATACTGTGGTTACGAAAAGTACGAGTTTGACGTACCTGTTCGTGATAAAGCAGACGCCTACACGCGTGTGCAGATTCGTTTTGAAGAAGCTCTTCAGTCTATTCGCATCTGCTATCAGGTTCTCGATGAGCTTGATCGCACCGAAGGCGAACCCGTCATGATTGCTGACAAGAAGATCGCTTGGCCAGCACGTCTCTCGATTGGATCGGACGGCCAAGGTTCCTGTGCCGAGCACGTCGAGGAAATCATGACCCAATCAATGGAATCCTTGATCCACCATTTCAAACTCGTCACCGAAGGCTTCCGCGTTCCCGCAGGTCAGGCATACCAGCTGGTGGAGCACGCTAAGGGAATTCTTGGCGTCCACGTCGTTTCCGATGGTGGTACCCGCCCCTACCGCGCACACTTCCGTGACCCAAGCTACAACAACCTACAGTCGCTCGCCCTGATGTCTGAGGGATCGTTCCTCGCTGACACCATCATGGCTCTCGCGGCTATCGATCCTGTGATGGGAGGAGTTGATCGCTGA
- a CDS encoding NADH-quinone oxidoreductase subunit C: protein MSNNEIAPAGAVGPEVIARRSGMWGVKDSGDTTGFSTQREIAVVAPPATRPYGGWFDDVVDIILELGASDGFAPEQLIEKVSTQNGQLVIFVPRDNLLTVARYCRDDQDLRFEMTLGVSAVHYPQDQGRELHGYFPLFSFTHNRMIALEVTAPDDDPRMPSLVSVYPGDDWSEREAFDLMGIVFDGHPALVRSAMPDDWVGHPQRKDYPLGGIPVEYKGAVVPPPDTRREYN, encoded by the coding sequence GTGAGCAATAACGAAATTGCGCCTGCGGGCGCAGTCGGCCCCGAAGTGATCGCCCGGCGATCTGGTATGTGGGGCGTGAAAGACAGCGGTGATACGACGGGATTTTCTACGCAACGTGAAATCGCCGTCGTCGCACCTCCAGCAACCCGCCCGTACGGAGGCTGGTTCGACGACGTCGTCGATATCATCCTCGAACTCGGTGCAAGTGACGGTTTCGCTCCTGAACAACTCATCGAAAAAGTGTCAACGCAAAACGGCCAACTCGTGATTTTTGTGCCGCGTGACAATCTGCTGACTGTCGCTCGTTACTGCCGCGACGATCAGGATTTGCGTTTTGAGATGACACTCGGCGTTTCTGCAGTTCACTACCCGCAAGATCAGGGCCGCGAGCTCCACGGGTACTTCCCTCTCTTCTCGTTCACGCATAATCGCATGATTGCCCTGGAAGTGACCGCTCCCGACGACGATCCACGTATGCCGTCGCTCGTGTCGGTGTATCCGGGGGACGACTGGTCCGAGCGTGAGGCATTCGATCTGATGGGAATTGTGTTCGACGGACATCCTGCGCTCGTTCGTTCGGCGATGCCTGACGATTGGGTCGGTCACCCCCAGCGCAAGGACTACCCACTCGGGGGTATTCCCGTTGAATACAAGGGCGCAGTCGTTCCGCCGCCGGATACCAGGAGGGAGTACAACTGA
- a CDS encoding NADH-quinone oxidoreductase subunit B — protein MSEVNMDTDPGKALGAIESVLGWAKARSIWPVTMGLACCAIEMMAFGAVRFDASRIGMEVFRASPRQADLMIVSGRVSQKMAPVVRHTYDQLMEPKWVISMGVCASTGGMFNNYSVVQGIDHIVPVDVYLPGCPPRPEMLINAIFELRNGVIEGAPIGEHRKRVARAAEEAALKAMPLEDKKGLLR, from the coding sequence ATGAGTGAAGTAAACATGGACACGGATCCAGGCAAGGCGCTCGGAGCTATTGAAAGCGTGTTGGGGTGGGCGAAGGCTCGCTCTATTTGGCCAGTGACGATGGGACTGGCCTGTTGTGCAATCGAAATGATGGCATTCGGAGCAGTTCGTTTTGACGCTTCACGAATTGGAATGGAAGTCTTTCGAGCATCGCCGCGTCAGGCAGATCTCATGATTGTCTCTGGCCGAGTCTCGCAGAAAATGGCACCTGTCGTGCGTCATACGTATGACCAACTCATGGAGCCGAAATGGGTGATTTCCATGGGCGTCTGTGCATCGACTGGCGGCATGTTCAACAACTACTCCGTGGTCCAAGGAATCGACCATATCGTTCCCGTTGATGTCTACTTGCCGGGTTGCCCTCCACGCCCGGAGATGCTCATCAATGCGATTTTCGAGTTGCGTAATGGAGTAATCGAAGGTGCGCCGATTGGCGAACATCGTAAGCGTGTGGCTCGTGCAGCTGAAGAAGCTGCCCTGAAGGCAATGCCCCTCGAGGATAAGAAGGGACTTTTGAGGTGA
- a CDS encoding NADH-quinone oxidoreductase subunit A: MSGNIPILIMIAAALAIAAGGLMMSAILGPKRYNRVKVSNYECGVEATPNAGSAGRFPVKYFLTAMTFIVFDIEVVFLYPWAVNHEALGLGGIIAIGVFVALITVPFLYEWRRGGLEWE, encoded by the coding sequence ATGTCTGGAAACATTCCGATCCTCATTATGATCGCGGCGGCACTCGCAATTGCCGCCGGCGGTCTGATGATGAGTGCAATTCTCGGTCCGAAGCGCTACAACCGCGTGAAGGTATCGAACTATGAGTGTGGTGTGGAAGCTACCCCGAATGCAGGCAGTGCTGGCCGTTTCCCGGTGAAGTACTTCCTGACGGCGATGACATTCATTGTGTTCGATATCGAGGTTGTGTTCCTCTACCCGTGGGCTGTCAATCACGAAGCTCTTGGCCTCGGCGGCATCATCGCAATCGGTGTCTTCGTCGCCCTGATCACCGTGCCGTTCTTGTATGAGTGGCGGCGTGGCGGACTTGAATGGGAGTAA